Proteins encoded together in one Olsenella timonensis window:
- a CDS encoding lipase family protein yields the protein MSRRREGRRGRGRRALLALLVTVALADSATLAGAAVLHARRLERVSGTNAVTAPELVAARRQGAFTTTVEYAALFSAEGHRVTSEVSWDDDWFFEDPTTYNHELAHTCAVLSAVANAESAYYQQGSTAPAYAEHALADLGFEEVETSSYRYRSEVMDEVLGIVDGTDVVAYTVATRRVRSSQTGAEKLLTVVMVRGSYGSEWLSNARIEGAGTEGDGGDHLGFTLAAEEIVADLERRAAAEDPDVERTYLFCGHSRGAAVANLLASYADGASGGSGAITSAESVRAYGFATPNCTSAADARDARYDNIFNVLNPSDVVTMLPLESWGYRRYGRDVWLPQMGDDAATDEMRSSYAASMGADCPVTEDDRAAAVELVERVGASVSSFDELVTPAGLASLVQACLGVDVGRLLASHYPNTYIAWLDATTAADLTFS from the coding sequence GACGTCGAGAAGGACGACGAGGCCGCGGGCGGCGGGCACTGCTCGCCCTGCTCGTGACCGTCGCGCTGGCCGACAGCGCCACCCTTGCCGGGGCCGCGGTGCTGCACGCCCGCCGACTCGAGCGCGTCAGCGGCACCAACGCCGTCACGGCCCCCGAGCTCGTCGCCGCGCGCCGTCAGGGCGCCTTCACGACGACCGTCGAGTACGCCGCGCTCTTCTCGGCGGAGGGCCATCGGGTAACCTCCGAGGTCTCCTGGGACGACGACTGGTTCTTCGAGGACCCGACGACCTACAACCACGAGCTCGCGCACACCTGCGCCGTGCTTTCGGCCGTCGCCAACGCCGAGAGCGCCTACTACCAGCAGGGCTCGACCGCGCCGGCCTATGCCGAGCACGCTCTCGCCGACCTTGGGTTCGAGGAGGTCGAGACCTCGTCGTACCGCTATCGCAGCGAGGTCATGGACGAGGTGCTCGGCATCGTGGACGGCACGGACGTGGTCGCCTACACCGTGGCGACCCGGCGCGTGCGCTCGTCGCAGACCGGCGCGGAGAAGCTGCTGACCGTCGTGATGGTGCGCGGCTCGTACGGGTCGGAGTGGCTCTCCAACGCCCGGATCGAGGGTGCCGGGACAGAGGGGGACGGCGGCGACCACCTCGGCTTCACGCTCGCCGCGGAGGAGATCGTCGCCGACCTGGAGCGGCGCGCCGCGGCGGAGGACCCTGACGTCGAGCGGACGTACCTGTTCTGCGGCCACAGTCGCGGTGCCGCGGTGGCGAACCTGCTCGCGAGCTACGCGGACGGCGCCTCCGGGGGCTCGGGTGCCATCACCTCCGCGGAGTCCGTGCGCGCCTATGGCTTTGCGACGCCCAACTGCACCTCGGCGGCCGACGCACGCGACGCGCGCTACGACAACATCTTCAACGTCCTCAACCCGTCCGACGTGGTCACGATGCTCCCGCTCGAGAGCTGGGGCTACCGGCGATACGGCCGCGACGTGTGGCTGCCCCAGATGGGCGACGACGCGGCGACCGACGAGATGCGTTCCTCCTACGCGGCGTCGATGGGGGCGGACTGCCCCGTGACGGAGGATGACCGTGCCGCCGCCGTCGAGCTCGTCGAGCGCGTGGGCGCGTCGGTGTCGAGCTTCGACGAGCTGGTCACGCCCGCCGGGCTCGCGTCGCTGGTCCAGGCGTGCCTCGGCGTCGACGTGGGGCGGCTGCTCGCGAGCCACTATCCCAACACCTACATCGCCTGGCTCGACGCCACCACGGCGGCGGACCTCACGTTCTCGTAG
- the pheS gene encoding phenylalanine--tRNA ligase subunit alpha gives MSMSDDLKAIEAQFQQGLAAAETMEALETLRVSFLGKKGQLTAIMRSMGQVPPEERPAMGQLANTVRANVDAALKARREELSAALLEQRMAADAVDVTLPGRRVSQGTQHLIGRIREEIEDIFCGLGYTVEDGPYVESTWYNFTALNAPEDHPSRSAKDTFYVVDNAPGTMLHAEETNVQGESDILLRTQTSGVQVHVMERQKPPIYMICPGTVFRPDTADANHLPQFTQVEGLVVDEGITFGDFKGTMDYFLRQVFGEDRATRYRPHFFPFTEPSCEVDVSCGVCGGKGCRFCKGTGWLEILGAGMVDPNVLEYCGIDSERYTGFAFGMGVERIACLRYDLPDLRMLMTGDMRFLRQF, from the coding sequence ATGTCGATGTCCGACGACCTCAAGGCGATCGAGGCCCAGTTCCAGCAGGGCCTGGCCGCCGCCGAGACCATGGAGGCCCTGGAGACGCTGCGCGTGAGCTTCCTGGGCAAGAAGGGCCAGCTCACGGCCATCATGCGCTCGATGGGCCAGGTGCCCCCCGAGGAGCGGCCGGCCATGGGCCAGCTTGCCAACACCGTGCGCGCCAACGTGGACGCCGCGCTCAAGGCTCGGCGCGAGGAGCTCTCCGCCGCCCTGCTGGAGCAGAGGATGGCAGCCGACGCCGTGGACGTGACGCTGCCGGGCCGTCGGGTCTCCCAGGGCACCCAGCACCTGATCGGGCGGATCCGCGAGGAGATCGAGGACATCTTCTGCGGCCTGGGCTACACCGTCGAGGACGGTCCCTACGTGGAGAGCACCTGGTACAACTTCACCGCGCTCAACGCCCCGGAGGACCACCCCAGCCGCTCGGCAAAGGACACCTTCTACGTGGTTGACAACGCGCCCGGCACCATGCTGCATGCCGAGGAGACCAACGTCCAGGGCGAGTCCGACATCCTCCTGCGTACCCAGACCTCGGGCGTGCAGGTGCACGTCATGGAGCGCCAGAAGCCGCCCATCTACATGATCTGCCCGGGCACGGTCTTCCGCCCGGATACCGCCGACGCCAACCACCTGCCGCAGTTCACGCAGGTGGAGGGCCTCGTCGTGGACGAGGGCATCACCTTCGGGGACTTCAAGGGCACGATGGACTACTTCCTGCGCCAGGTCTTCGGCGAGGACCGCGCCACGCGCTACCGCCCGCACTTCTTCCCGTTCACCGAGCCCAGCTGCGAGGTCGACGTCTCCTGCGGCGTCTGCGGCGGCAAGGGCTGTCGCTTCTGCAAGGGCACCGGGTGGCTGGAGATCCTGGGCGCCGGCATGGTGGACCCCAACGTCCTCGAGTACTGCGGCATCGACTCCGAGAGGTACACCGGCTTCGCCTTTGGCATGGGCGTCGAGCGCATCGCGTGCCTGCGCTACGACCTGCCCGACCTGCGCATGCTCATGACCGGCGACATGCGCTTCCTGAGGCAGTTCTAG
- the pheT gene encoding phenylalanine--tRNA ligase subunit beta — MRVSYEWLKSMVDVPADPAELVAEFTRTGTEVEAVEKVGANLEHVVTAQVVSKKPHPDSDHMWLCQVSVGDKNVDEDGNPVPLQIVCGAQNFNEGDHIVCAMIGAVLPGDFKIKKSKLRGVESCGMNCSARELGLGSDHEGIMILPEDAPVGMDLTDYLGMSDTVIDCEITPNRPDCLSMTGMAVEVAAILDEDTHIELPAVKAEQGPDAADLVDVTIDDPELCPRYTARVVRNVKIGPSPDWLAQRVAAAGGRSINNVVDVTNYVMYLTGQPLHAFDLGKLTERDGRRHIVVRAAADGEKLVTLDGQERELTSDMCLITDDGRTPIALAGVMGGLDSEITEATTDVLLESANFSSGHTSRTSRNLDLMSEASIRYERKVDGSNCANVAQIAAALFEECCGAEVCPGIVDVYPGEADDAPAQITLRPSRTRLVSGADIPEEFMAARLRRLGCSVERAGEDALAVVAPTNRPDLTREVDLIEEVVRLWGEGDVAPTIPAARDHAGGLTPEQRRVRKIGQVLRACGLSETSTYCFAAPDDLSRLGIPEAGRGVPVRIIRPLVAEQSEMRRDMLPGLLRSVAYNLDHGVANVALYEIGRVFFGKEHASLPDEPSYVCGVMCGRRADDAWNQRYDEYDFFDAKGVVEELLDALRVTKVRFKAADPEQYPWLQPGRAAEVLARGEVVGWVGNVHPRGLKAMGVDAPVVAFELSQAALLRLAADELPYQDVPTLPGVDVDLAIVVDESVTCETLMQRITSAGGRLLADVRLFDVYRDDERVGAGKKSMAFSLTYRAADRTLTSDEVEKAHAKLVTKVCKATGGEVRS; from the coding sequence ATGCGCGTCTCATATGAATGGCTCAAGAGCATGGTCGACGTGCCGGCGGACCCCGCCGAGCTCGTGGCCGAGTTCACCCGCACCGGCACCGAGGTCGAGGCCGTCGAGAAGGTCGGCGCCAACCTCGAGCACGTGGTCACGGCGCAGGTCGTGAGCAAGAAGCCCCATCCCGACTCCGACCACATGTGGCTCTGCCAGGTCAGCGTCGGCGACAAGAACGTCGACGAGGACGGCAACCCCGTGCCCCTGCAGATCGTCTGCGGCGCCCAGAACTTCAACGAGGGCGACCACATCGTGTGCGCCATGATCGGCGCGGTGCTGCCCGGCGACTTCAAGATCAAGAAGAGCAAGCTGCGTGGCGTGGAGTCCTGCGGCATGAACTGCTCGGCGCGCGAGCTCGGCCTCGGCAGCGACCACGAGGGCATCATGATCCTCCCCGAGGACGCCCCGGTGGGCATGGACCTCACCGACTACCTCGGCATGTCCGACACCGTGATCGACTGCGAGATCACGCCCAACCGCCCCGACTGCCTCTCCATGACCGGCATGGCGGTGGAGGTCGCCGCCATCCTCGACGAGGACACCCACATCGAGCTTCCCGCCGTGAAGGCCGAGCAGGGTCCGGATGCCGCCGACCTCGTTGACGTGACGATCGACGACCCCGAGCTCTGCCCGCGCTACACCGCGCGCGTGGTGCGCAACGTGAAGATTGGCCCGTCGCCCGACTGGCTCGCACAGCGCGTGGCCGCCGCGGGCGGTCGCTCGATCAACAACGTCGTGGACGTGACCAACTACGTGATGTACCTCACGGGTCAGCCGCTCCACGCCTTCGACCTGGGCAAGCTCACCGAGCGCGACGGCAGGCGCCACATCGTGGTGCGCGCCGCGGCGGACGGCGAGAAGCTCGTGACGCTCGACGGCCAGGAGCGCGAGCTGACCTCCGACATGTGCCTCATCACCGACGACGGCCGCACGCCGATCGCCCTCGCGGGCGTCATGGGCGGGCTGGACTCGGAGATCACGGAGGCCACGACCGACGTGCTCCTGGAGAGCGCGAACTTCTCGTCCGGCCACACCTCCCGCACCTCCCGCAACCTCGACCTCATGAGCGAGGCCTCGATTCGCTACGAGCGCAAGGTCGACGGGTCCAACTGCGCCAACGTCGCGCAGATAGCGGCGGCGCTCTTCGAGGAGTGCTGCGGGGCCGAGGTCTGCCCGGGCATCGTGGACGTCTACCCGGGCGAGGCCGACGATGCCCCTGCACAGATCACGCTGCGCCCGAGCCGCACGCGCCTCGTCAGCGGCGCGGACATTCCCGAGGAGTTCATGGCGGCGCGCCTGCGTCGCCTGGGCTGCTCCGTCGAGCGGGCCGGCGAGGACGCCCTGGCCGTCGTCGCGCCGACCAACCGTCCCGACCTCACGCGCGAGGTCGACCTCATCGAGGAGGTCGTGCGCCTGTGGGGCGAGGGCGACGTCGCGCCGACCATCCCGGCGGCGCGCGACCACGCCGGTGGCCTCACCCCCGAGCAGCGCCGCGTCCGCAAGATCGGCCAGGTGCTGCGCGCGTGCGGCCTCTCCGAGACCTCCACGTACTGCTTTGCCGCTCCGGACGACCTCTCCCGCCTCGGCATCCCCGAGGCCGGCCGCGGCGTGCCCGTGAGGATCATCCGCCCGCTCGTGGCCGAGCAGTCCGAGATGCGCCGAGACATGCTGCCGGGGCTCCTGCGCTCCGTTGCCTACAACCTCGACCACGGCGTCGCCAACGTGGCGCTCTACGAGATCGGTCGCGTCTTCTTCGGCAAGGAGCACGCGAGCCTTCCCGACGAGCCGAGCTACGTCTGCGGCGTCATGTGCGGGCGGCGCGCCGACGACGCCTGGAACCAGCGCTACGACGAGTACGACTTCTTCGACGCCAAGGGCGTGGTGGAGGAGCTGCTCGACGCCCTGCGCGTGACGAAGGTTCGCTTCAAGGCGGCGGACCCCGAGCAGTATCCGTGGCTCCAGCCCGGCCGCGCCGCCGAGGTGCTCGCGCGCGGGGAGGTCGTCGGATGGGTGGGCAACGTCCACCCGCGCGGCCTCAAGGCGATGGGCGTCGACGCGCCCGTGGTGGCGTTCGAGCTCTCGCAGGCGGCCCTCTTGCGCCTCGCCGCCGACGAGCTCCCCTACCAGGACGTGCCGACGCTCCCGGGCGTTGACGTGGACCTGGCGATCGTCGTGGACGAGTCCGTGACCTGCGAGACCCTCATGCAGCGCATCACCTCCGCCGGCGGCAGGCTGCTCGCCGACGTGCGCCTCTTCGACGTCTATCGCGACGACGAGCGCGTGGGTGCGGGCAAGAAGTCGATGGCCTTCTCGCTCACCTATCGAGCGGCCGACCGCACCCTCACCTCCGACGAGGTCGAGAAGGCGCACGCCAAGCTCGTGACCAAGGTCTGCAAGGCGACCGGTGGCGAGGTCCGCAGCTAG